The following proteins are co-located in the uncultured Tolumonas sp. genome:
- a CDS encoding ABC transporter ATP-binding protein, whose product MKQQTPFVQFRNVQKSYDGETLIVKDLNLNIRRGEFLTLLGPSGSGKTTSLMMLAGFETATSGEITLGGKLLNNQPPHKRDIGMVFQNYALFPHMTVAENVAFPLFVRRMAKADIQEKVQEALAMIKMDSFGHRYPAQLSGGQQQRVALARALVFEPKLVLMDEPLGALDKQLREHMQMEIKHLHDKFGLTIVYVTHDQSEALTMSDRVAVFHKGEIQQIDSPKALYEEPKNAFVAQFIGENNRLQGVVESIDSNYCLVRMQDGSLIKSLAVNVSHSGEQTSLSIRPERILLGAASQSCDNVVHGQVKEFIYLGDHIRLCIDTCGSSNFIVKMPVSQFDPSIKLGDKLAIGWQKDHVRALDMLD is encoded by the coding sequence ATGAAACAACAAACGCCATTTGTTCAGTTTCGCAACGTACAAAAAAGCTATGACGGCGAAACACTCATAGTAAAAGACCTCAATTTAAATATCCGTCGGGGCGAATTTCTGACTCTGTTAGGCCCAAGTGGTTCAGGGAAAACCACGAGCCTGATGATGCTGGCTGGCTTTGAAACCGCCACCAGCGGTGAAATCACACTGGGCGGCAAATTGCTGAATAACCAGCCACCACACAAACGTGACATTGGTATGGTGTTCCAAAATTATGCTCTGTTTCCACACATGACCGTGGCTGAAAACGTGGCGTTCCCTCTGTTTGTTCGTCGCATGGCAAAAGCCGATATTCAGGAAAAAGTGCAGGAAGCACTGGCCATGATCAAGATGGACAGTTTCGGCCATCGCTACCCAGCACAGCTATCAGGTGGCCAACAACAACGTGTTGCGTTGGCACGTGCTTTGGTGTTTGAACCGAAACTGGTATTGATGGACGAACCACTTGGTGCGCTGGATAAACAGCTACGTGAACATATGCAGATGGAAATTAAACATTTGCATGACAAGTTTGGCCTGACCATTGTTTATGTAACACATGATCAATCGGAAGCCCTGACCATGTCCGATCGCGTTGCAGTGTTCCATAAAGGTGAAATCCAGCAAATCGACAGCCCTAAAGCCTTGTATGAAGAACCGAAAAATGCGTTTGTGGCGCAATTTATCGGTGAAAACAACCGCTTACAGGGTGTAGTTGAGAGCATCGACAGCAATTATTGTCTGGTGCGGATGCAGGATGGTTCATTAATCAAATCACTCGCAGTCAATGTGTCACACAGTGGCGAACAGACCTCGCTGTCAATCCGACCAGAGCGGATCTTACTGGGTGCTGCCAGCCAAAGTTGCGATAACGTGGTACATGGACAAGTGAAAGAATTCATCTACTTAGGCGATCACATCCGCCTGTGTATTGATACCTGTGGCAGCTCTAACTTTATAGTGAAGATGCCAGTGAGCCAGTTCGATCCAAGCATCAAACTGGGCGACAAGCTGGCGATCGGGTGGCAAAAGGATCATGTCCGCGCCCTCGACATGCTGGATTAA
- a CDS encoding ABC transporter permease produces MMLQPYASNFERIWHWSHRSLCGLVLLFLMLPVLVMIPLSFNSGAFLVYPLQGWSLRWYETFFTSPEWMRGLANSMIVSPAATLVAMIFGTLASIGLTRAEFRGKALLTSILISPMVVPVVIVGVSSYLFFAPLGLANSYFSLIMVHAVLGIPFVIITVTATLQGYNKNLSRAAASLGADPVLTFFKITLPLIGPGMISGALFAFATSFDEVVVTLYLAGPEQATLPRVMFSGIRENISPTIAAAATVLILISVAMLLTLEWLRGRSEKMRTTAH; encoded by the coding sequence ATGATGCTACAACCTTATGCTTCTAATTTTGAACGGATTTGGCACTGGTCTCACCGTAGCCTGTGCGGTCTGGTACTGTTGTTCCTGATGTTGCCGGTGCTGGTGATGATCCCGCTGTCGTTTAATAGCGGCGCGTTTCTGGTTTATCCATTGCAAGGCTGGTCGCTGCGTTGGTATGAGACTTTCTTCACCTCACCGGAGTGGATGCGCGGGCTGGCTAACAGCATGATTGTGTCACCGGCGGCGACCTTAGTCGCGATGATTTTCGGTACGCTGGCCTCGATTGGCCTGACGCGTGCTGAATTTCGCGGTAAAGCGCTGCTAACCAGTATTTTGATTTCGCCGATGGTGGTGCCAGTGGTGATTGTTGGTGTGTCGTCGTACCTGTTTTTCGCTCCACTCGGGCTGGCGAACAGCTACTTCTCACTGATCATGGTACATGCCGTGTTGGGCATTCCATTTGTGATCATTACCGTGACGGCAACCCTGCAAGGCTATAACAAGAATTTAAGCCGTGCGGCAGCCAGCTTAGGCGCTGATCCTGTATTAACGTTCTTTAAAATCACCTTGCCATTGATTGGCCCCGGCATGATTTCCGGTGCCCTGTTCGCGTTCGCAACTAGTTTTGATGAGGTGGTGGTTACGCTTTATCTGGCTGGGCCAGAGCAGGCAACCTTACCACGCGTAATGTTCAGTGGTATTCGTGAAAATATCAGCCCAACTATTGCGGCAGCGGCAACGGTCTTGATCCTGATCTCAGTGGCTATGTTGTTGACGTTGGAATGGTTGCGCGGTCGTTCAGAAAAAATGCGCACCACGGCGCATTGA
- a CDS encoding NAD-dependent succinate-semialdehyde dehydrogenase, with translation MCYPSIDPLLAPFCQWQASQWMTPKVGTTFSVTNPATGAVIATLPNQTAGDALAAIDRASAALPAWQALPAKQRALLLRRWFDLILENQDALALLMTLEQGKPLAEAKGEIAYGASYIEWFAEETKRVYGDIIPAASGDRRILTIKQSIGVVAAITPWNFPNAMITRKVAPALGAGCTIVVKPSDETPLSALALITLAHQAGIPEDVFQVVISRKAAEIGQVFCGDSRVRKLTFTGSTPVGKQLMSQCAATVKKLGLELGGNAPFIVFDDADIDAAIAGLMVSKYRNAGQTCICANRILVQDGIYDAFAEKLVAAVKKLKVGLGTDAGTTIGPLINQAAMHKVQHLVSDAITRGAKLLTGGSVHPAGDNFYQPTVLKEVTSDMKIFHSEIFGPVAPLFRFSTEAEAIAMANDTPFGLAAYFYSRDISRIWRVSEALEYGMVGINEGGISSEVAPFGGVKESGLGREGSKYGLEEFTEIKYLCMGGLK, from the coding sequence ATGTGCTACCCATCTATTGATCCGTTGCTAGCTCCATTTTGCCAATGGCAAGCTTCGCAGTGGATGACGCCAAAAGTTGGCACCACTTTCTCTGTGACCAACCCTGCGACGGGGGCCGTTATCGCCACGCTGCCAAATCAAACCGCAGGTGATGCTTTAGCCGCGATTGATCGCGCCAGTGCCGCACTGCCAGCCTGGCAAGCCTTACCAGCCAAACAACGTGCCTTGCTGCTGCGTCGCTGGTTCGATCTGATTCTGGAAAACCAAGATGCGCTAGCCCTGCTGATGACCTTAGAACAAGGTAAACCATTGGCCGAAGCCAAAGGTGAAATCGCTTATGGCGCTTCGTATATCGAATGGTTTGCCGAAGAAACCAAACGCGTTTATGGCGACATCATTCCAGCTGCCAGCGGTGATCGTCGAATTCTGACCATCAAACAAAGCATTGGTGTCGTCGCTGCGATCACCCCGTGGAACTTCCCGAACGCCATGATCACGCGCAAAGTAGCGCCCGCTCTTGGTGCAGGCTGCACTATCGTAGTGAAACCTTCGGATGAAACGCCACTATCTGCACTGGCGTTGATCACACTGGCGCATCAGGCCGGTATTCCGGAAGATGTCTTCCAGGTAGTCATTAGTCGCAAAGCAGCGGAAATTGGCCAGGTTTTCTGTGGCGACAGTCGGGTTCGTAAGCTCACCTTTACCGGATCGACTCCTGTTGGTAAGCAATTGATGAGCCAATGCGCCGCGACTGTGAAAAAGCTGGGCTTAGAGCTGGGTGGCAATGCACCGTTTATCGTGTTCGACGATGCAGACATTGATGCCGCTATCGCCGGTTTGATGGTGTCGAAATACCGTAATGCTGGGCAAACCTGTATCTGCGCTAACCGCATTCTGGTGCAAGATGGCATTTATGATGCTTTTGCAGAGAAGCTGGTTGCTGCAGTGAAAAAATTAAAAGTCGGTTTAGGCACTGACGCTGGCACCACTATTGGCCCGCTGATCAACCAAGCGGCGATGCACAAAGTACAGCACTTGGTTTCTGATGCCATCACGCGCGGCGCGAAATTATTAACCGGCGGATCAGTTCATCCAGCTGGTGACAATTTCTATCAGCCAACCGTGCTGAAAGAAGTGACCAGTGATATGAAAATTTTCCACTCTGAAATTTTTGGCCCAGTGGCACCGCTGTTCCGCTTCTCAACGGAAGCCGAAGCCATCGCCATGGCAAACGATACCCCGTTTGGGCTGGCTGCTTATTTCTACAGCCGGGATATCAGCCGCATCTGGCGCGTATCCGAAGCGTTGGAATACGGCATGGTTGGTATCAACGAAGGCGGAATTTCCAGCGAAGTCGCCCCGTTTGGTGGCGTCAAAGAATCAGGTCTGGGTCGTGAAGGTTCTAAATACGGTCTGGAAGAATTTACTGAAATCAAATACCTCTGTATGGGCGGCTTAAAATAG
- a CDS encoding ABC transporter substrate-binding protein, with protein sequence MNANRTLLAVLAASACVAAQADELSVISFGGANKEAQIKAYYEPFTKATGTKVVAGEYNGEMAKLKAMVETKSVSWDVVEVESSEVARGCDEGFFEKLDYKVIGAKGDFIPGAASKCGVGMFVYSTVIAYDANKLKAAPTSWADFWDVKKFPGKRGLRKTAKYALEAALLADGVAQKDVYAVLATPAGVDRAFKKLDELKPNIQWWEAGAQAPQYLISGDVVMTSAFNGRIANAQKEGNKNLNITWNGGLYEVEYWVVPKGTPNKDLAMKFIASTVKPESQIDYAKQIPYGPTNKGAASKIDAALAATLPSSPANLGMAVAVDPTFWLDHGEELERRFNAWAAK encoded by the coding sequence ATGAATGCAAATCGTACTCTGTTAGCGGTGTTGGCAGCGAGCGCTTGTGTAGCAGCACAAGCTGACGAACTGTCTGTTATCTCTTTTGGTGGTGCCAACAAGGAAGCTCAGATCAAAGCCTATTATGAGCCGTTTACTAAAGCGACAGGCACTAAAGTCGTTGCCGGTGAATACAACGGTGAAATGGCCAAACTGAAAGCGATGGTAGAAACCAAAAGTGTGTCATGGGACGTCGTCGAAGTTGAATCTTCTGAAGTCGCTCGCGGCTGTGACGAAGGCTTCTTTGAAAAACTGGATTATAAAGTGATCGGCGCGAAAGGTGACTTCATTCCGGGTGCTGCCAGCAAATGTGGCGTCGGCATGTTTGTTTACTCCACCGTTATCGCGTATGACGCAAATAAACTGAAAGCAGCGCCAACCTCTTGGGCTGATTTCTGGGACGTTAAAAAATTCCCTGGCAAACGTGGCCTGCGTAAAACCGCTAAATATGCACTGGAAGCGGCACTGTTGGCTGATGGCGTAGCCCAAAAAGATGTGTATGCCGTATTAGCCACCCCAGCAGGTGTTGACCGCGCATTCAAAAAATTGGATGAGCTGAAACCGAACATTCAGTGGTGGGAAGCTGGCGCACAAGCTCCGCAATATCTGATCTCCGGTGATGTGGTAATGACTTCTGCATTTAACGGTCGTATTGCCAATGCGCAGAAAGAAGGTAATAAAAACCTGAACATCACCTGGAACGGTGGTTTGTATGAAGTGGAATATTGGGTTGTTCCGAAAGGCACACCAAATAAAGATCTGGCGATGAAATTCATTGCTTCTACCGTGAAACCGGAAAGCCAGATCGATTACGCCAAACAGATCCCTTACGGCCCAACGAACAAAGGTGCAGCAAGCAAGATCGATGCAGCTTTAGCAGCCACATTGCCATCTTCACCCGCCAACTTAGGTATGGCAGTCGCAGTTGACCCAACCTTCTGGTTGGATCACGGTGAAGAGCTGGAACGTCGCTTCAACGCTTGGGCAGCTAAGTAA
- a CDS encoding LysR family transcriptional regulator produces the protein MVQVSLIELGQVGDYEIRLLKVFKTVVECGGFSAAETVLNISRSTISVHMANLEHRLKLKLCSRGRSGFSLTEEGSIIYESVRRLFSQLEDFRSTVNALHVQLSGELKLVASDTISLDDRCHFPQVLGEFCRQAPDVFLQFETAPMNDIERMILNGEVDVGFIPYHRKLDGLIYQPLYEETCYLYCSDRHPLFNELDDELIRQGLKNCRSVQAGIQSNPDVAMQMAGLAKAATAYYYETRATMILSGAYVGYLPEHYADRWIAEGKLRMLLPAERCYKLGIAAITHQFGRLNKPRDFFMRLLQSHITFG, from the coding sequence ATGGTGCAGGTTTCACTGATTGAGTTAGGGCAAGTCGGCGATTACGAGATCCGCCTGCTGAAAGTGTTCAAAACCGTAGTGGAATGCGGCGGGTTTTCTGCTGCAGAAACTGTGTTGAATATCAGCCGCTCAACGATCAGTGTGCACATGGCGAATCTTGAGCATCGTTTGAAATTAAAGCTGTGCAGCCGTGGCCGTTCTGGTTTTTCGCTGACCGAAGAAGGCTCAATCATTTATGAATCGGTGCGCCGGCTGTTTTCGCAATTGGAAGATTTCCGCTCAACCGTAAATGCCTTGCATGTACAGCTTTCTGGTGAACTGAAGCTGGTGGCCAGTGATACGATCAGTTTGGATGACCGCTGTCATTTTCCGCAGGTTCTAGGCGAATTTTGCCGACAAGCACCCGATGTGTTCCTGCAATTTGAAACAGCGCCAATGAATGACATCGAGCGCATGATATTGAACGGGGAAGTCGATGTTGGCTTTATTCCTTACCACCGCAAACTAGATGGTTTGATTTACCAGCCATTGTATGAAGAAACCTGTTACTTGTATTGCAGTGACCGGCATCCGCTGTTTAACGAGCTTGATGATGAACTGATCCGTCAAGGTTTAAAGAATTGCCGCTCTGTGCAGGCCGGTATTCAGAGTAATCCGGATGTGGCTATGCAAATGGCGGGGCTGGCCAAAGCTGCGACGGCATATTATTACGAAACACGCGCCACGATGATTTTATCCGGTGCGTATGTGGGTTATCTGCCTGAGCATTATGCCGATCGATGGATTGCGGAAGGTAAGTTGCGCATGCTGTTACCGGCTGAACGTTGTTACAAGCTCGGTATCGCGGCGATCACGCATCAGTTTGGCCGCTTGAACAAACCACGCGATTTCTTTATGCGGTTACTGCAAAGCCATATCACGTTTGGTTAA
- a CDS encoding DUF523 and DUF1722 domain-containing protein — MTQFDTQQIQVGISSCLLGQQVRFDGGHKRSEFVEKELTRYFSFTSVCPEMAIGLGSPRKAIRLVKRDDIIHVEASDGSIDVTDKLTAFSYQKTAEFDHLAGYILCAKSPSCGMERVRIYSSQGSAKEGTGVYARILMEQNPLLPVEEDGRLCDPVLRENFVTRVFAYHDWLTLQHSGITRGKLIAFHSRYKYLLFAHQPSAYKSLGKLLGDAIDLPLETLAARYISGLMQGLQQRVSRKNHSNVLQHLQGYFKKHLSPAQKAELQTTIDKYRRGLLPLMSPMTLLQHYLREYPNPYLASQVYFNPHPEDLALRYSL; from the coding sequence ATGACCCAGTTTGATACTCAACAGATCCAGGTTGGCATTAGTTCCTGCTTGTTAGGCCAGCAAGTTCGCTTCGATGGCGGGCACAAACGATCTGAATTTGTAGAAAAAGAATTAACCCGTTATTTTTCTTTTACATCTGTGTGCCCTGAAATGGCGATTGGTCTTGGCTCACCGCGTAAAGCGATCCGGCTGGTTAAACGAGACGATATTATTCACGTCGAAGCTTCAGATGGCAGTATTGATGTTACTGACAAACTAACTGCCTTCTCTTATCAAAAAACAGCAGAGTTTGATCATCTGGCGGGTTATATCCTCTGTGCCAAATCACCAAGCTGTGGCATGGAACGCGTCAGGATCTATTCATCGCAAGGATCAGCGAAAGAAGGTACCGGCGTTTACGCCCGTATATTGATGGAGCAAAACCCACTGTTGCCGGTGGAAGAAGATGGTCGTTTGTGTGATCCGGTGTTGCGTGAGAATTTTGTCACTCGCGTGTTTGCTTATCATGATTGGTTAACGTTACAACACAGCGGTATTACGCGTGGCAAGTTGATCGCTTTTCATTCCCGCTATAAATACCTGCTGTTTGCTCACCAGCCTTCGGCCTATAAGTCACTTGGCAAACTATTGGGGGATGCCATTGATTTACCATTAGAGACGCTGGCTGCCCGCTATATTTCAGGCTTGATGCAAGGCTTACAACAACGTGTAAGCCGGAAAAACCATTCCAATGTATTACAACATTTACAGGGCTACTTCAAAAAGCACCTCAGCCCAGCACAAAAAGCAGAATTACAAACCACCATCGATAAATACCGCCGAGGCTTGTTACCACTGATGTCGCCGATGACACTGCTCCAGCATTATCTGCGGGAATATCCGAATCCTTATTTAGCATCGCAGGTTTACTTTAATCCTCATCCTGAGGATCTGGCGCTGCGTTACAGCTTATAA
- a CDS encoding ABC transporter permease has protein sequence MMSTTITDTLPQPVDTESLKAKLHRAERINRLKSFGLILPLIIFLVVVFLVPLVIMLKKSVDNPEVSALLPATVTAMANWDGKALPPEEVYKALATDIEKANNNDALGNLGKRLNTEISGYRSLLNNTADSLPLDPVPASYKQALIDLDARWGDATYWQSIYRNSSPYTANYLLSALDLKKDQTGAVVKVAGDQAIYQDVFVRTFWMSLIITAACLVLAYPLAYMLATLPDRTANLLMICVLLPFWTSVLVRVAAWIVILQNNGLVNSFLEHLGLIDSPLHLVFNRFGVYVAMVHIMLPFMILPLYSVMKNIPKTYQRAAISLGCPPMVSFWLVYFPQTYAGIGAGCLLVFILSIGYYITPALLGGPSDQMVSYFVAFYTNTTINWGMATALGGLLLLATLILYVIYSWLVGANRLRLG, from the coding sequence ATGATGTCAACGACCATTACGGACACCCTCCCCCAGCCTGTGGATACCGAATCCCTGAAGGCAAAACTTCATCGTGCGGAACGAATCAACCGACTGAAATCATTCGGGCTCATTCTGCCGTTAATTATTTTTCTGGTGGTCGTGTTTTTAGTACCACTGGTCATCATGTTGAAAAAAAGCGTCGATAATCCGGAAGTGTCGGCTTTATTGCCTGCCACGGTGACTGCCATGGCCAATTGGGATGGTAAAGCCTTACCACCAGAAGAGGTCTATAAAGCGCTGGCGACCGATATCGAAAAAGCGAACAACAATGATGCCTTAGGTAATCTGGGCAAGCGTCTGAACACCGAAATTTCCGGCTATCGCAGTTTACTGAATAACACCGCCGATAGTCTGCCGTTAGACCCTGTGCCAGCCTCTTACAAACAGGCGCTGATTGATCTGGATGCGCGCTGGGGCGATGCCACCTACTGGCAATCTATTTACCGAAATAGCTCGCCTTACACCGCTAATTATTTGCTTTCCGCATTAGATCTGAAAAAAGACCAGACCGGTGCAGTAGTCAAAGTGGCGGGAGACCAGGCTATTTATCAGGATGTATTTGTCCGCACTTTCTGGATGAGTTTGATCATTACGGCTGCCTGTTTAGTTCTGGCTTATCCGTTGGCTTACATGCTGGCAACTTTGCCGGATCGCACTGCTAACCTGCTGATGATCTGTGTGTTGCTGCCATTTTGGACATCTGTGCTGGTGCGAGTAGCTGCCTGGATTGTGATCTTACAGAATAACGGGTTGGTCAATTCATTCCTGGAACACCTGGGTTTGATTGATTCACCACTGCACTTAGTCTTCAACCGCTTTGGGGTCTATGTTGCCATGGTGCACATCATGCTGCCTTTTATGATTTTGCCGTTGTATAGCGTGATGAAAAACATTCCCAAAACCTATCAGCGTGCCGCTATTTCGCTGGGCTGCCCACCGATGGTGAGTTTCTGGCTGGTTTATTTCCCACAGACGTATGCTGGTATCGGCGCCGGTTGCCTGCTGGTGTTCATCCTCTCGATTGGTTATTACATCACGCCAGCATTGCTGGGTGGCCCAAGTGATCAGATGGTGAGTTATTTCGTCGCGTTCTACACCAACACCACGATCAACTGGGGTATGGCGACGGCGTTAGGTGGCTTATTACTGCTGGCAACGCTGATCTTATATGTGATTTACAGCTGGCTGGTCGGTGCAAACCGTTTACGTCTGGGCTAA